The window TTGGCCATGGTCCCGTGCTCTCTGACCGCATCTTCAGTCAAAGCAAAATGGTGAGGAGTAACTTCGCACGTGACTGGCAGACCCTCATTTTTTGCGGAACGAATCAAATCGATAGCCTTTTTCGTGGACACGTGCAGCACGTGATACCGCGCGCCAGGGACCTCGCGCAGCAGCTCTATATCGCGACCCACCATGATGCTCTCAGAAAGGTCAGAAATCCCCTTCAGACCGAGTTCCTGTGAGACCTTCCCCTCGTTAATACACCCACCGTCAGAAAGGTGGCAGTCCTCCGCGTGTTGGGCAACTACAACACCCAGGGTGCTTGCGCATTCGAAGGCACGTTTCATGGATAGTGCATTCATCACGGGCGACCCGTCGTCTGTAAATCCCAGAGCGCCAGCTTCCTTCAAAGCGGGCATATCGCACAATGATCCACACGGTTTTGTTATTGAGCCATAAAACTCTATGTTGACGCAAGAGCTTTCCAATGCCCTCATCTTCAGGTACTTTGCAACCATGACGCTGTCTATGTGCGGGGATGTATTAGGCTGACACACCACCGTAGTTACCCCACCAGCGGCCGCGGACCTACTTCCTGTATCGATAGTTTCTTTATGCTCGCCACCGGGCTCTCTGAGATGCACATGGATGTCTACTATTCCTGGCATCAAAACATGCCCGCCACAATCGATTACTTCGTTTGCGCTTGATTGAAAATCTTCAGCTTTGTGCTCACCAAAGCCAAAATGGGAAATTTCCCTTCCTCGAGTTACAACGTACCCAGGCGCGTCTGTGTTGGACCCGGGGTCAATAACCCGTGCGTTTACATATGCGATGACGTAATCCGGGCGCTGGCCGCCACCGAGCAACTCCCAAGATTGATTTGCATACATGTCCGCAACACCCACAACACCCACCTAGCTTATGTGTAATCCGTTAAAATAGTCAACAATATTTTTCGCAAGCAGATTGGCCACTTCCTGCTTTGTCATGACCGGATAGTGCTGCACAAAATCCCTGGTTACAATGGATATTTTGTTGCGATCGCTACCCATGGTTTGCTCTTCCTCTGCCACGTATTGGTGGTTTGCAACTACCCAATCGCAGCCCTTGTAGGCCAATTTCTCTTTGGCTGATTCTATCAAATTTTCGGACTCTAGACAGAACCCAATCACGAGCTTGGGCCTCTTTTTTGATATGCTGATACACCTTACAATGTCTGGGCTGTGCATCAAGCTAACAGCATCAACGGAGCGCTT of the Anaplasma centrale str. Israel genome contains:
- a CDS encoding dihydroorotase, which gives rise to MYANQSWELLGGGQRPDYVIAYVNARVIDPGSNTDAPGYVVTRGREISHFGFGEHKAEDFQSSANEVIDCGGHVLMPGIVDIHVHLREPGGEHKETIDTGSRSAAAGGVTTVVCQPNTSPHIDSVMVAKYLKMRALESSCVNIEFYGSITKPCGSLCDMPALKEAGALGFTDDGSPVMNALSMKRAFECASTLGVVVAQHAEDCHLSDGGCINEGKVSQELGLKGISDLSESIMVGRDIELLREVPGARYHVLHVSTKKAIDLIRSAKNEGLPVTCEVTPHHFALTEDAVREHGTMAKMNPPLRTEEDRLCMVEGLVDGTIDCIATDHAPHSCQDKALPISSCAFGVVGLETMLPLSLELYHSGKMGLLEVLSKLTDKPSDIVKIPRGRIAKGLVADLVLVDLDHEWTVDTTKFASKSKNSPFHGRTVKGKALRTVVAGKTVYLAS
- a CDS encoding phosphopantothenoylcysteine decarboxylase yields the protein MRSVLITAGSTREYIDPVRYISSGSSGKQGYAIAECMGLMGWDVKLVSCPVSITPNHNLYEVLRVETSAQLLETCLDLLPVDVAICTAAVTDWVPYRHPSKLKKRSVDAVSLMHSPDIVRCISISKKRPKLVIGFCLESENLIESAKEKLAYKGCDWVVANHQYVAEEEQTMGSDRNKISIVTRDFVQHYPVMTKQEVANLLAKNIVDYFNGLHIS